The Balneolaceae bacterium DNA segment TGACGGCCGCCTTATTCTGCTGGTAGAAATACTGTACTTTTTCGTACGAATCCGCCAGGGGATCGCTTTCCAGTTGTTCCTTGGTTAATCTCTTCGACATGGTGCGTGTGCGGGTTCAGGCTGATTTTAGAGAGGCCAAAATTAGGATTCTTTTGAGTGATTACCAAAAGAAAGGCTTTCAGCTGAGGGTACCTTGGCTGAGCTCGTGCACCACATCGCAGCGGGCGGCGATCTCCTTTTCGTGGGTTATGAGCAGAATGCTCACGCCATCTTTATCGCGCAGCTCGAAAAGCATGGAGAGCAGGATCTCGGTGTTGCGCTCGTCCAGGTTGCCGGTGGGCTCGTCAGCCAGGATGAGGGCGGGATCGTTCATAAGGGCGCGGGCCATGGCTACGCGCTGCTGCTCACCGCCGGAGAGCTGGGTGGGCCGGTGTTCGGCGCGGCCGGGTATGCCAAAACGATCCAGCAGGGCCATGGCGCGATCACTTGCCTGACCGAAATCCTCATCGGCAATGAGTGCCGGCATCATCACGTTTTCAAGGGCGGTGAACTCCGGCAGGAGGTGATGAAATTGAAATACAAAGCCCAGCCTTCGGTTGCGGAAAGAGGCCA contains these protein-coding regions:
- a CDS encoding ABC transporter ATP-binding protein; this encodes MAEPDEILTGTDITKTYPSKTGGGDLLVLDKISISIARGSVASVVGSSGCGKSTLLHILGGLDRPDSGTVNWDGRAIYDMSQDELASFRNRRLGFVFQFHHLLPEFTALENVMMPALIADEDFGQASDRAMALLDRFGIPGRAEHRPTQLSGGEQQRVAMARALMNDPALILADEPTGNLDERNTEILLSMLFELRDKDGVSILLITHEKEIAARCDVVHELSQGTLS